Proteins encoded within one genomic window of Elusimicrobiota bacterium:
- a CDS encoding restriction endonuclease subunit S yields the protein MTLQIKHYWQTKKLGECFKLRSGDNITRKMMGEEGKYPVYGGNGIAGMYDKFNLSGSNIVIGRVGALCGNVRHIKEKIWLTDNAFKITDWKYDFDHAFLTYLLNFKNLRSYARQAAQPVISNSSLEDVLLQFPKSKEEQKHIVAILDKAFAAVAKTKENAEKNLQNARELFESYLQNVFANPGEDWEEKKLGEMCEIRPPKNEARTKLKETDLVSFVPMEDLGIHKKKFIPIKEKQLKEVEGNYTYFANEDVLLAKITPCFENGKLGIARNLKNGIGFGSSEYIVFRTNKDLAPEFLYYYLSRNEFRQEGAKRMMGAVGHKRVSKEFIENSVIPFPDISKQRHIITKLDVLSTEIKKLETIYRHKLSDLEELKKSVLRQAFNGEL from the coding sequence ATGACTTTACAAATTAAACATTACTGGCAAACGAAAAAACTTGGGGAATGCTTCAAATTAAGAAGTGGCGATAATATAACAAGGAAAATGATGGGCGAAGAAGGTAAATATCCTGTATATGGCGGGAACGGGATCGCAGGCATGTACGACAAATTCAATCTATCAGGAAGCAATATTGTTATTGGTAGAGTTGGGGCTTTGTGCGGGAATGTAAGACATATAAAAGAAAAGATATGGCTTACAGACAATGCATTCAAAATAACGGATTGGAAATATGATTTCGATCATGCTTTTCTTACATACTTATTAAACTTTAAGAATCTTCGTAGTTATGCAAGACAAGCTGCTCAGCCAGTCATTTCTAACTCCTCGTTAGAAGATGTGTTATTACAATTCCCTAAATCAAAAGAAGAACAAAAACACATTGTCGCGATACTTGATAAAGCATTCGCTGCTGTTGCGAAAACAAAAGAAAACGCTGAGAAGAACCTGCAGAACGCCCGTGAACTATTTGAGTCGTATCTACAGAACGTCTTTGCCAATCCGGGGGAAGACTGGGAAGAGAAAAAGTTGGGGGAAATGTGCGAGATTAGACCTCCTAAAAATGAAGCTCGAACTAAACTAAAAGAAACAGATTTAGTTTCTTTTGTTCCAATGGAAGATTTGGGAATACACAAAAAGAAGTTTATTCCGATAAAGGAAAAACAGTTAAAAGAAGTTGAGGGAAATTATACTTACTTTGCCAATGAGGACGTTCTTTTAGCAAAAATAACACCTTGTTTTGAGAATGGGAAATTGGGGATTGCTCGTAATTTGAAAAATGGTATTGGTTTTGGCTCAAGCGAGTATATCGTTTTCCGAACAAATAAAGATTTAGCACCCGAGTTTTTATATTACTACTTATCTCGTAATGAATTTAGACAAGAAGGAGCAAAGAGAATGATGGGTGCGGTGGGACATAAAAGAGTCTCAAAAGAATTTATTGAGAACTCTGTAATTCCATTCCCGGATATCTCTAAGCAAAGACACATTATCACCAAACTCGACGTTCTTTCTACTGAAATAAAAAAGCTCGAAACCATATACCGCCATAAACTATCCGACCTTGAAGAACTAAAGAAATCTGTCTTAAGGCAAGCGTTCAATGGCGAGTTATAA
- a CDS encoding SBBP repeat-containing protein codes for MDVEIYNGTIPIRIFNSTSSAIGSVNYVTWDGFTSSNTSANPGSYTIKITAVYNGSDIVSTQTNYILNDYPDMVSKVWTRQIGSNNTDSCYSIAIDTSTNIYLTGDAKSGIDGNTPLGSNDMVLIKYDTNGNKQWVKQFGTSVSDRGHSVTIDLSGNIYIAGFYNINGSLRKYDSDGNELWTRQIGTGTATNVYSVATDVSGNVYVTGETTIGLDNNINVGNYDIFLIKFDSNGNKQWTKQMGTSLEDRGRSVTTDSSDNIFVTGWTLGGLDGNNYYGSRDIFLVKYNTNGVKQWTRQIGTATDEDGRDMVTDSAGNIYVTGLTWGGLDGNINCSGDMCLVKYDTNGNKQWTRLYGSTNTDIGQRIEIDSLNNIYVAGHTTGGLDGNTNADAGSYDVFLIKLDPNGNRQWTKQFGTSADDYGYGLAIDNARNIYIGGYTGGQLDGNISAGLQDIFLIKFSSFGVEPQIDTVNPSLGTVGTQVTITGTNFGTAQGSSSVIFNNSITAGILSWSNTQIVCTVPSSVTTGNVTITTSSGTSNGALFTVAEMIMGKVMKMDGVSVIVGAKIEVVNGQGIAVSSVTTNTTGNYSIIVLPGTYDIRVSTPGYPTVRRNGLLVNVGQKTNYDIQLETFTVATGPVVTPTTISGTDVTPVPTGEWQNYTNPNDINCLVREGNYLWYATRGGVVKWNINDNTYQLYTPANSGLANDYVNSITIDSAGTKWFGTSTGVSKFDGTAWTTYTTANSGLGNNYVNSIAIDSAGTKWFGTSSGVSKFDGTTWTTYTTANSGLARNYVNSIVIDSTGTKWFGTTSGVSKFDGTTWTTYTTANGLAYNNVYSIVIDSTGTKWFGTYGGVSKFDGTTWTTYTTANGLASNYINSITIDNVGTKWFGTESGVSKFDGTTWTTYTTANGLANIDIRSIAIDNAETKWFSTSDGVSKFDGTTWTTYTTANRLVYNNVYSIAIDTMSAKWFGTTSGVSKFDGTAWTTYTTANSGLTDNYVHSIAIDSAGTKWFGTYGGVSKFDGTTWTSYTKANSGLADNYVNSIVIDSTGTKWFGTYGGVSKFDGTTWTTYTTANGLVNNGIFSIAIDSMGTKWVSAYNSGVSKFDDTTWTSYTKANSGLADNYVNSIVIDSTGTKWFGTSGGVSKFDGTTWTTYTTANSGLGNNYVNSIAIDITGNKWFGTGAGVSKFTGGGTGDITPPTNFVGTVFSTTTIRWTWQDNSSTEDGYRIYTATNGLVVELSINTTAWTQNGLSPNTSSYVYSICSFNSSGESPKVNLSTCPVYSFANPPVDMFRTSVSSTTVKLQWNSNTNPSWTEYYCSGSSIASVGLYNLNSGWVNTTNYLFTSLIHNTTYYFKVKARNLNGVETEYSSVNSVMTAIVSTSPYINVYVPSPTGNLMAAGTGVSGQICLTWTVPLVDQSHSAAESYILYRSTINSSGYNIVATTAGTVYIDTELTNNVTYYYKTIAINSAGESAFSNTVSTYPYVSQIVLPVPTNVLVTNPATGGKLNITWTGVTVANLAGYKIYRRTSGTGYALVTTIATNISTYQDTGLTNGIRYYYVITAYDITGNESGYSTEKSEVPTGIVVSLSPPANVTVTDLHTDARLRIQWDSVTNATIYHVWRTDSINGTYQKVISTGVTISPFIDSGLLAKVTYYYKLQAADDSGNVSGYSSITSACPTSVDVTPPTVVVGISITNPQKGNKLILSWNTAVEDTDLAGYRVYRSTTSGGTYQFIGSTTPAGSAVGSGKIVTKSYQCTGLINNVTYYFVVTSYDMSGNESMQSVQVSGYPTSLTDNVPPVKPVGLTVTSDSSGKQVELTWNANKENDLKEYRILHAEGAATTEFTELAVLPKGGCTYTDIGLKNGVEYRYYVCAVDTNGNQSVPSDTQSVTPMDTQPPVIDTVETNSKTITQLGKITVSFYVGETLKQDPVVKVCGHLAVLTDKIVMGDVVYYKYAYTLREADLTTGQVVAMIIDTVDEAGLKSSRTLNIVVDVKQTENMMRVMGNRLDLQKTGSKAVIHYYLLESAAYLRLKVYNIAGELVRTIDGGQKNGWGAIEWDGKNDNGETVSSGVYFTYLESDIFKQTQKIIVIK; via the coding sequence GTGGATGTTGAAATATATAATGGTACTATACCAATAAGAATCTTTAATTCAACATCATCAGCAATAGGTTCTGTAAATTATGTAACCTGGGATGGATTTACCAGTAGTAATACTTCTGCAAATCCGGGAAGTTATACAATAAAAATTACCGCTGTTTATAATGGTTCTGATATTGTCTCAACACAAACAAATTATATTTTAAATGACTATCCGGATATGGTAAGCAAAGTTTGGACTCGTCAAATCGGGTCAAATAATACGGATAGTTGTTATAGTATCGCGATAGATACTTCCACGAATATTTATCTTACCGGAGATGCTAAGAGCGGGATTGATGGTAATACACCCCTTGGTTCAAATGATATGGTTTTGATTAAATATGATACTAATGGGAACAAACAGTGGGTTAAACAATTCGGAACAAGTGTATCGGATAGAGGGCATTCAGTTACAATAGATTTATCAGGAAATATATATATAGCTGGATTTTATAATATTAACGGTAGTTTAAGGAAATATGATTCTGACGGAAATGAACTCTGGACCAGACAAATTGGCACGGGTACTGCTACAAATGTTTACAGTGTTGCTACCGACGTTTCGGGAAATGTTTATGTAACCGGAGAAACTACTATTGGATTGGATAATAATATAAATGTTGGTAATTATGATATATTTTTAATTAAATTTGACTCAAACGGAAATAAACAATGGACCAAACAAATGGGAACGTCTCTAGAAGATCGAGGGCGTAGTGTGACAACAGATTCATCAGATAATATTTTTGTCACTGGTTGGACATTGGGCGGACTTGACGGAAATAACTATTATGGATCTAGAGACATTTTTTTAGTTAAGTATAATACTAATGGAGTAAAACAGTGGACTAGACAAATAGGAACGGCTACAGACGAGGATGGTCGTGATATGGTGACAGACTCTGCCGGAAATATTTATGTCACCGGTCTAACTTGGGGTGGGCTTGATGGAAATATTAATTGTAGTGGTGATATGTGTTTAGTTAAATATGATACTAATGGCAATAAACAATGGACTAGATTGTACGGTTCTACAAACACAGATATAGGCCAAAGAATTGAAATAGATTCTTTAAACAATATTTATGTGGCAGGACATACAACAGGTGGATTAGATGGGAATACCAATGCAGATGCAGGCAGTTACGATGTATTTTTAATTAAATTAGATCCTAACGGAAATAGACAATGGACTAAACAATTTGGGACAAGTGCTGATGACTATGGTTATGGCTTGGCAATAGATAATGCCCGAAATATTTATATTGGTGGTTATACAGGTGGGCAACTTGATGGTAATATCAGTGCTGGGCTTCAAGATATATTCTTAATCAAATTCTCGAGTTTTGGAGTAGAACCACAAATTGATACAGTAAATCCATCGTTGGGGACGGTCGGGACACAGGTAACGATTACCGGGACGAATTTTGGTACTGCCCAAGGTTCGTCGTCAGTAATATTTAATAATAGTATTACCGCTGGAATATTATCATGGAGTAATACACAGATTGTTTGTACCGTTCCATCAAGTGTGACAACGGGTAATGTAACAATAACGACTTCCAGCGGAACGAGTAATGGTGCTTTATTTACTGTTGCCGAGATGATTATGGGAAAAGTCATGAAGATGGATGGAGTGAGTGTAATTGTTGGGGCCAAAATAGAAGTGGTCAATGGTCAGGGAATAGCAGTTAGTAGCGTAACTACAAATACGACAGGAAATTATTCAATTATAGTATTGCCGGGAACATATGATATTCGGGTATCTACACCAGGGTATCCGACAGTACGACGGAATGGGTTACTAGTTAATGTTGGGCAGAAGACTAATTATGATATCCAATTAGAGACTTTTACAGTTGCAACCGGACCCGTTGTTACCCCGACGACTATATCCGGGACAGATGTAACACCTGTACCGACAGGTGAGTGGCAAAATTATACCAATCCGAATGATATAAACTGTTTAGTACGGGAGGGAAACTATTTATGGTATGCAACTCGCGGTGGTGTAGTGAAGTGGAATATTAATGATAATACTTACCAGTTATATACTCCGGCAAACAGCGGGTTAGCGAATGATTATGTTAACTCAATTACGATAGATAGTGCGGGAACGAAATGGTTTGGAACATCTACTGGTGTAAGTAAGTTTGACGGTACTGCCTGGACGACATATACTACAGCGAATAGTGGGTTAGGTAATAATTACGTAAACTCAATTGCGATAGATAGTGCGGGAACGAAATGGTTTGGTACTTCTAGTGGCGTGAGTAAGTTTGACGGTACTACCTGGACGACATATACGACAGCAAACAGCGGGTTAGCACGAAATTACGTAAACTCAATTGTAATAGACAGTACAGGTACGAAATGGTTTGGTACTACTTCTGGTGTAAGTAAGTTTGACGGTACTACATGGACAACTTATACGACGGCAAACGGATTAGCGTATAATAACGTCTACTCAATTGTAATAGACAGTACAGGTACGAAATGGTTTGGTACTTATGGTGGTGTGAGTAAGTTTGACGGTACTACATGGACAACATATACGACGGCGAATGGATTAGCAAGTAACTATATCAATTCGATTACGATAGATAATGTAGGAACAAAGTGGTTTGGTACTGAGTCTGGCGTGAGTAAGTTTGACGGTACTACATGGACAACATATACGACGGCAAACGGATTAGCAAATATCGATATCCGATCTATTGCGATAGATAATGCAGAAACAAAGTGGTTTAGTACTTCTGATGGTGTGAGTAAGTTTGACGGTACTACCTGGACGACATATACGACAGCAAATAGGTTAGTGTATAATAACGTCTACTCAATTGCAATAGATACTATGAGTGCTAAATGGTTTGGTACTACTTCTGGTGTAAGTAAGTTTGACGGTACTGCCTGGACGACATATACTACAGCAAACAGCGGGTTAACAGATAATTACGTACACTCAATTGCGATAGATAGTGCGGGAACGAAATGGTTTGGTACTTATGGTGGCGTGAGTAAGTTTGACGGTACTACCTGGACGTCATATACGAAAGCAAACAGCGGGTTAGCAGATAATTACGTAAACTCAATTGTAATAGACAGTACAGGTACGAAATGGTTTGGTACTTATGGTGGTGTGAGTAAGTTTGACGGTACTACATGGACAACATATACGACGGCAAACGGATTAGTAAATAATGGTATCTTTTCGATTGCGATAGATAGTATGGGTACAAAATGGGTTAGTGCTTATAATAGTGGCGTGAGTAAGTTTGACGATACTACTTGGACGTCATATACGAAAGCAAACAGCGGGTTAGCAGATAATTACGTAAACTCAATTGTAATAGACAGTACAGGTACGAAATGGTTTGGTACTTCTGGTGGTGTGAGTAAGTTTGACGGTACTACTTGGACGACATATACGACAGCGAATAGTGGGTTAGGTAATAATTACGTAAACTCAATTGCGATAGACATTACCGGGAATAAATGGTTTGGAACTGGTGCTGGAGTATCAAAATTCACTGGTGGTGGTACTGGCGACATAACACCACCCACAAATTTCGTTGGTACCGTTTTTTCGACTACAACTATACGATGGACATGGCAGGATAATTCTTCAACAGAAGATGGGTACAGAATATATACTGCAACGAACGGGCTAGTGGTTGAGCTTTCTATAAACACAACAGCCTGGACGCAGAATGGATTATCGCCAAACACTTCGTCTTATGTATATTCCATCTGTTCATTCAACAGTAGCGGTGAAAGTCCCAAGGTTAATTTATCAACTTGTCCTGTTTATAGTTTTGCCAACCCGCCGGTTGATATGTTTAGAACCTCTGTAAGTTCCACGACTGTAAAACTTCAATGGAATTCGAACACTAACCCGTCTTGGACAGAATATTATTGTTCAGGTTCGTCAATAGCATCAGTTGGTTTATACAACTTAAACAGCGGGTGGGTAAACACAACAAATTATCTGTTCACTTCGTTAATCCATAACACAACGTATTATTTCAAAGTAAAAGCACGAAATCTAAATGGAGTAGAAACAGAATATTCGAGTGTTAATTCGGTGATGACAGCCATTGTCTCCACTTCACCGTATATAAATGTATATGTACCAAGCCCAACTGGAAATCTGATGGCAGCAGGTACTGGTGTAAGCGGGCAGATATGCCTCACATGGACCGTACCCTTAGTAGATCAGAGCCATAGTGCTGCGGAGAGTTATATATTATACCGTTCTACAATCAACAGTTCAGGTTATAATATAGTTGCAACAACCGCAGGGACTGTTTACATTGATACGGAACTTACAAATAACGTGACATATTATTACAAAACAATCGCAATAAATTCTGCCGGCGAGTCAGCGTTCTCAAATACTGTTTCTACGTATCCATATGTATCTCAAATCGTTCTACCAGTACCTACAAACGTGTTAGTTACCAACCCTGCAACAGGTGGTAAACTGAATATTACATGGACCGGTGTCACAGTTGCGAATCTAGCTGGATATAAAATATATCGCCGTACAAGCGGAACTGGTTATGCGTTGGTTACAACTATAGCTACAAATATTAGTACTTATCAAGATACCGGGTTGACTAATGGTATTAGGTATTACTACGTAATAACCGCATACGATATTACTGGTAACGAAAGCGGATATTCAACAGAAAAGTCAGAAGTCCCGACTGGAATAGTAGTCTCTCTATCACCTCCTGCGAATGTGACAGTAACAGATTTGCATACTGATGCACGGTTGAGAATACAATGGGACAGTGTTACAAATGCAACTATATACCACGTTTGGCGGACCGATAGCATTAACGGTACGTATCAAAAAGTAATATCAACTGGAGTGACAATCTCGCCGTTTATTGATAGTGGGTTGTTGGCAAAAGTGACGTATTATTACAAACTCCAGGCAGCAGATGATAGTGGCAACGTCAGCGGGTACTCAAGTATCACCAGCGCGTGTCCTACTAGCGTGGACGTTACACCACCAACTGTCGTGGTTGGAATTTCTATTACGAATCCACAGAAGGGCAACAAACTTATCTTAAGTTGGAACACCGCAGTTGAAGACACCGATCTTGCAGGATATCGCGTGTATCGTTCAACCACGAGCGGTGGAACGTACCAGTTTATCGGGAGTACGACGCCGGCAGGAAGCGCAGTAGGTAGTGGGAAAATTGTCACGAAAAGTTACCAGTGTACCGGGTTGATCAATAATGTTACGTACTATTTTGTAGTAACCTCGTACGACATGTCGGGAAACGAAAGCATGCAATCTGTGCAAGTATCTGGATATCCCACGTCGTTAACGGACAACGTTCCGCCGGTGAAACCGGTAGGATTAACAGTAACCTCCGATTCTTCTGGTAAGCAGGTAGAACTTACCTGGAATGCAAATAAGGAAAATGATTTGAAAGAATACCGTATCCTCCATGCGGAGGGTGCAGCCACAACTGAATTTACAGAACTCGCAGTCTTGCCTAAAGGCGGATGTACTTATACGGATATCGGGTTAAAAAACGGGGTAGAATATCGTTACTACGTCTGCGCTGTGGACACTAACGGCAATCAAAGCGTACCATCGGATACACAATCAGTTACTCCAATGGATACTCAACCACCGGTCATAGATACTGTAGAAACCAACTCTAAAACTATAACCCAGCTTGGTAAAATAACGGTAAGTTTTTATGTTGGAGAAACGTTGAAGCAGGATCCGGTAGTGAAGGTATGTGGACACCTGGCAGTATTGACCGACAAAATTGTAATGGGCGATGTTGTGTATTACAAGTACGCATATACGTTACGCGAAGCTGACCTCACTACAGGGCAGGTAGTAGCGATGATAATAGATACAGTAGACGAAGCCGGGTTGAAAAGTTCGCGAACATTGAATATTGTAGTTGACGTTAAGCAAACTGAGAATATGATGCGCGTGATGGGTAACCGGTTGGACTTACAGAAAACGGGAAGTAAAGCTGTTATCCACTATTATTTATTAGAATCCGCGGCATACCTAAGGTTGAAAGTGTACAACATCGCAGGTGAGCTTGTGAGGACGATAGACGGGGGTCAGAAGAATGGGTGGGGCGCAATTGAATGGGACGGCAAAAATGACAACGGCGAGACGGTATCTTCAGGAGTATATTTTACATACTTGGAATCTGATATATTTAAACAAACACAAAAGATAATAGTAATAAAATGA
- a CDS encoding DEAD/DEAH box helicase family protein, whose translation MNEAETRAEYLDPNLKSSGWGVVEGTKVLREFKIAPGKIQPGVGRVNPLSADYVLVYKGRKLAIIEAKSDEETVGEGVAQAKNYAEKMHIETTYASNGKEIYQICMVTGKEGLVPAFPTPDELWNKTFGTQTQWQNNFDQVPFEDIGGTKDVRYYQEIAVNNAMAAIAEEKQRILLTLATGTGKTFIAFQIVWKLFYTRWNLKRDGSRRSRILFLTDRNFLADQAFNAFSAFPEDALARIKPDEIRKKGRVPTNGSIFFTIFQTFMSGTDKDGNPAPYFGDYPADYFDFIIIDECHRGGANDEGNWRGILEYFSPAVQLGLTATPKRRDNVDTYRYFGEPVYIYSLKEGINDGFLTPFKVKRIKTTIDDYVYTSDDKIIEGEVEVGKIYTEPDFNKIIEIKEREAKRVQIFLSEIDQNEKSIVFCATQDHALAVRDLVNQQKKSKEPNYCQRVTANDGALGDQYLRQFQDNEKTIPTILTTSQKLSTGVDARNIRNIILMRPVNSMIEFKQIIGRGTRLFDGKDFFTIYDFVDAYHHFNDPEWDGEPIVDVCSRCGQMPCVCEKKPPVPCPVCGKRSCECEKPPTEPCPVCGQQPCQCPKKVKIKLRDGKEREIQHMIATSFWSADGKPISAEEFLQGLFGTLPDFFKSEDELRKIWSNPVTRKTLLKKLYDAGYSIDVLTSLQKLINAEKSDLFDVLEYISFAIEPITRETRVAQAQVKIFSGLDNKQKEFLEFVLSKYIESGVEELDQEKLPGLLTLKYQAIRDAEETLGGVDNILTTFIEFQKYLYE comes from the coding sequence ATGAACGAAGCTGAAACCAGGGCAGAATATCTTGACCCGAACCTAAAATCCAGCGGCTGGGGTGTTGTTGAAGGCACCAAAGTTTTGCGGGAATTTAAAATCGCACCGGGGAAGATCCAACCCGGCGTAGGACGTGTCAACCCATTATCCGCAGACTATGTGTTGGTATATAAAGGACGTAAACTCGCTATTATTGAAGCCAAAAGTGATGAAGAAACAGTCGGGGAAGGCGTTGCGCAAGCCAAAAACTATGCTGAGAAGATGCATATCGAAACAACCTATGCCAGTAACGGGAAAGAAATTTACCAAATTTGTATGGTTACCGGTAAGGAAGGATTAGTTCCCGCATTTCCCACACCGGACGAGCTCTGGAACAAAACATTTGGTACACAAACCCAATGGCAGAACAACTTTGACCAAGTACCGTTCGAAGATATTGGCGGTACTAAAGATGTACGGTATTACCAGGAAATTGCAGTGAACAATGCAATGGCCGCGATTGCAGAAGAGAAGCAGCGGATACTGCTCACCCTGGCAACCGGTACGGGGAAAACATTCATAGCGTTTCAAATAGTATGGAAGCTGTTCTATACTCGTTGGAACCTCAAACGTGATGGTAGCCGGCGGTCGCGTATCCTCTTCCTCACTGATAGAAACTTCCTGGCTGACCAGGCATTCAACGCGTTCTCCGCATTCCCGGAAGACGCGTTGGCGCGTATTAAACCCGATGAAATCCGTAAGAAAGGCCGTGTTCCAACCAACGGCAGTATTTTCTTCACTATTTTCCAAACCTTTATGAGCGGTACGGATAAAGATGGAAATCCTGCGCCGTACTTTGGCGATTACCCGGCGGACTATTTCGATTTTATTATCATAGACGAATGCCATCGCGGCGGCGCGAATGACGAAGGCAACTGGCGCGGGATACTCGAATACTTTTCACCGGCGGTACAACTCGGCCTCACCGCAACGCCTAAACGCAGGGACAACGTAGACACCTACCGCTACTTTGGCGAACCGGTATATATTTACTCGCTTAAGGAAGGGATTAATGACGGTTTTCTCACGCCGTTCAAGGTAAAACGTATAAAAACAACGATTGATGATTATGTTTACACCTCAGATGACAAGATTATTGAAGGCGAAGTGGAAGTAGGGAAGATTTATACTGAACCGGATTTTAACAAAATAATTGAGATAAAAGAACGTGAAGCTAAACGGGTACAAATATTTCTTTCAGAAATTGACCAAAACGAAAAATCTATCGTATTCTGTGCCACCCAGGACCACGCGTTAGCTGTCCGCGATTTAGTAAACCAGCAAAAGAAAAGCAAAGAACCGAACTACTGTCAACGTGTCACTGCCAATGACGGCGCGCTTGGTGACCAGTACCTGCGGCAGTTCCAGGATAACGAAAAGACTATACCGACAATCCTTACTACGTCACAAAAACTTTCTACCGGCGTTGATGCCAGGAATATACGTAACATCATTCTCATGCGTCCGGTTAACTCAATGATAGAGTTCAAACAGATCATCGGGCGCGGTACACGGTTGTTTGACGGGAAAGATTTCTTCACTATTTACGACTTTGTAGATGCATACCATCATTTCAACGATCCTGAATGGGACGGCGAGCCGATAGTGGACGTATGTTCAAGATGCGGACAAATGCCGTGTGTATGCGAAAAAAAACCGCCAGTGCCATGTCCAGTTTGCGGGAAACGTTCGTGCGAATGCGAGAAACCGCCGACAGAACCGTGTCCAGTATGCGGGCAACAGCCGTGCCAGTGTCCTAAAAAGGTTAAGATCAAGCTTCGTGACGGGAAAGAACGTGAAATACAACATATGATTGCTACCTCTTTCTGGAGCGCAGACGGTAAGCCAATCTCTGCGGAAGAGTTCCTGCAAGGGTTGTTTGGTACACTACCGGACTTCTTCAAGAGCGAAGACGAGTTACGGAAGATATGGTCCAACCCGGTTACACGGAAGACGTTGCTGAAAAAACTTTATGATGCCGGGTACAGTATTGACGTTCTTACCAGCCTGCAGAAATTGATAAACGCGGAGAAAAGCGACTTGTTTGACGTACTTGAGTACATTTCATTTGCTATAGAGCCAATAACGCGTGAGACGCGGGTAGCGCAGGCGCAGGTTAAGATTTTCAGCGGGTTGGATAACAAACAAAAAGAGTTCCTGGAGTTCGTACTTTCTAAATACATCGAATCCGGGGTGGAAGAACTTGACCAAGAAAAACTACCTGGCCTTCTGACACTGAAATACCAAGCAATCCGCGATGCGGAAGAAACACTCGGCGGGGTAGACAATATCCTCACCACGTTTATTGAGTTCCAAAAGTATTTGTATGAGTGA